The following are encoded together in the Notolabrus celidotus isolate fNotCel1 chromosome 9, fNotCel1.pri, whole genome shotgun sequence genome:
- the arl6ip4 gene encoding ADP-ribosylation factor-like protein 6-interacting protein 4 yields the protein MDRSRSRDRAGREKKDEKKRKRRRSRSSSSSSTSSSSSSDSRSRSRSSKKTSHKNKDVKTKRKKRTRSSSSSSSTSSSSSSSSSSSSSDEKSKKKSSKAKRKKTKKKKAKLKKQRKKEKKKKEKLKKKEKKKAEVVLLPAPPPPPPAAPADKPPSYLEVWQSDEGTVELGPVMTDEQKARFSTKRPLTKEEYEARQSVIRRVVDPETGRTRLVRGEGEIIEEMVSREKHKDINKQATKGDGNAFQKKLGINR from the exons ATGGACCGCAGCAGGTCACGCGACAGAGctggcagagagaaaaaagacgagaagaagaggaagaggagacgaTCCcgctcttcctcttcatcatcgaCATCTTCAAGCTCTTCATCCGACAGCAGGAGTCGAAGCAGATCGTCAAAGAAAACCTCACATAAGAATAAAG atgtgaaaacaaaaaggaagaagcGCACGAGAAGTTCTTCGTCTTCTTCAtccacctcctcttcttcgtcctcctcctcttcttcctcgtcCAGCgatgaaaagtcaaagaaaaagTCAAGTAAAGCCAAGAgaaagaagacgaagaagaagaaggcgaaactgaagaaacagaggaagaaggagaagaagaagaaagagaagctgaagaagaaggagaagaagaaagcggAGGTAGTGTTGTTGcctgctccacctcctcctcctcctgctgctcctgcagaCAAACCTCCATCTTACCTGGAGGTGTGGCAGAGTGATGAGGGGACGGTGGAGCTCGGACCCG TGATGACAGATGAGCAGAAGGCCAGGTTCTCCACTAAGAGGCCCCTCACCAAAGAGGAGTACGAGGCCAGGCAGAGCGTGATCCGCAGGGTGGTCGACCCAGAAACAGGACGCACCAG ACTggtgagaggagaaggagagatcATAGAAGAGATGGTCAGccgagaaaaacacaaagacatcaacaaG CAAGCTACTAAGGGGGACGGGAATGCCTTTCAGAAGAAACTGGGAATCAACAGGTAG
- the mthfd2 gene encoding bifunctional methylenetetrahydrofolate dehydrogenase/cyclohydrolase, mitochondrial: MAAVRTLRKLCQHTQHQVCKLHTTALRQEAVVISGKKLARQIREEARADVESWVLAGHRRPHLSVVLVGENPASHSYVLNKTRAAADVGISSETILKHSDISEEELLDLIYKLNTDHRVDGLLVQLPLPDHIDERAICNAVSPTKDVDGFHVVNVGRMCLDQSTMLPATPWGVWEIIKRTGIPTLGKNVVVAGRSKNVGMPIAMLLHTDGSHERPGGDATVTISHRYTPKEQLRHHTQIADIIVAAAGIPNLITADMIKEGAAVIDVGINRVQDPVTGKHRLVGDVDFEGVRQKASFITPVPGGVGPMTVAMLMKNTIKAAKNVLLFPPERIRMAAAS, encoded by the exons ATGGCAGCCGTCAGGACCCTCAGGAAACTGTGCCAACACACCCAGCATCAAGTCTGTAAGCTGCACACGACCGCCTTGAG ACAGGAGGCGGTTGTCATCTCAGGAAAGAAACTTGCCCGGCAGATTCGGGAGGAGGCCCGGGCCGATGTGGAGAGCTGGGTCTTAGCCGGCCACAGGAGACCCCACCTGAGTGTGGTTCTGGTGGGAGAAAACCCAGCCAGTCACTCCTACGTCCTGAACAAGACACGCGCTGCAGCTGACGTCG GAATCTCTAGTGAGACGATTCTCAAACACTCAGACATCAGTGAGGAGGAGTTATTGGACCTGATCTACAAACTCAACACAGATCATCGTGTGGACGGCCTGCTGGTCCAGCTCCCTCTGCCAG ACCACATTGATGAGCGCGCTATCTGCAACGCAGTTTCCCCCACCAAGGACGTGGATGGTTTTCATGTTGTTAATGTGGGTCGCATGTGTCTGGATCAGTCCACCATGCTTCCTGCCACTCCCTGGGGAGTCTGGGAAATCATCAAACGGACAG GTATTCCAACTCTTGGGAAGAATGTTGTGGTTGCAGGGCGCTCAAAGAATGTGGGAATGCCCATCGCCATGTTACTGCACACAGACGGCAGCCATGAGAGGCCTGGAG GTGATGCAACAGTCACCATTTCTCATCGTTACACTCCAAAGGAGCAACTTCGCCATCACACTCAAATTGCTGACATCATTGTGGCAGCTGCAG GGATTCCAAACCTCATTACAGCCGACATGATCAAAGAAGGAGCGGCAGTGATTGATGTGGGAATAAACAGAGTGCAGGACCCAGTTACAGGGAAGCACAGGCTGGTTGGAGACGTGGATTTTGAAG GTGTAAGGCAGAAGGCCTCCTTCATCACTCCGGTGCCTGGAGGTGTGGGACCCATGACTGTGGCAATGCTAATGAAGAACACTATCAAAGCAGCCAAAAACGTTCTGCTGTTTCCCCCGGAGAGAATCCGCATGGCGGCAGCATCTTAA